The Streptomyces sp. WZ-12 genome segment CACATCGTCGACCGTGATCCCCCCGGGACCCGCCGGTGCGGTGGGCGCGGAACCCGTGGGCCGGTGCGACGCGTGCGACGTGTGGTCGGCCATGCGGTCAGTGTCGCAGTTCGGCCACCGACGGGTCTTTTCCGGCCGGATGGCGGACACCGGTACGCCGCCGGCCCCGCTCACGACAGGGCCGGTACGGCCGACGCCGGCGCCGCGTACGCTGTCTTCCCCATTACCCGCCCCGATTAAGCGAGCCCCGGCCATGCCCACCTCTCCGGACATGACGACCCACACCGACACTGCTCTTCTCGACGCGCTGCAGCACCAAGTGGCCGTCTTCGCCCGCCGCGCCGAACAGAGCCGGCTCGGCGGCGTCGGGCAGGCGCGCAACTCCATGGACCGCGCCGCCTATCTGCTCCTCAACCGCCTGGACCAGGAAGGCCCGATGGGCGTCAAGGCCCTGGCGTGCGGGATGGGCATCGACTCCTCCACCGTCACCCGGCAGGTCGCGCCGCTGGTCGACGCCGGCCTGGTCAGCCGCACCACCCACCCCGAGGACGGCCGCGCCGTGGTCCTCGAACTCTCCGAGCGGGGCCACGCCCGGCTCGACGAGGTACGGGCCTCGCGACGGGCGCTGATGGCGATGGTGACGGAGGAGTGGAGCGAGGAGGAGCGCACGGCGTTCACCACGCTCCTGACGCGCTTCAACGCCTCCCTCGCCGACATCACGGCACTGTCGCCGAGCGGGCCGCCGGCCTCTTCTTGAGGCGCCCTCCCACGTGTTGAGGCGCCCCGCTACGTATGGAGGCGCCCTCTGCGTGCGGTGACGCCTACCGGGTCGTCGTCCTCGCGCGAGCGGATCGGGGGGCACGCGCCGGCCGTTTTCGGGCCGCTCGTGGGGCGTCGGCGGGCCGTTCGGGGCGCCGGGACGTCGTCATGCGTCCGCCGCGCGGGCATCGCGCGGTCGTGCCGCCCCTCTTGACCCGTCCCCGTGCTACCGCGCCAATAGGGGCCAGGGGCTGGCCCGTTCGGCGCCGGGGCGCCGCCCCAGGGGACGGGGCGTCGGCCGCCCGGCATCCGGGAGGCACGGTGGGAGAGCGGCAACAGGAACGGGAGCGACGCCGGGCCCGGGAGTTCGCGGCGTTCACCGCGGGCGCGGCGGGGCGGTTGCTGCACGCCGCCGCGCTGCTGACCGGCGAACCGGCGGGCCAACCGGCCCCCGCCGCCGAGGAGTTGCTGATCACGGCGCTGGCCCGGACGTACGCGGCCTGGGAGCGGCTGCGCGGCGAGGACCCCTACGAGCGGGCCCGCCGGGAGCTGGCCGCGGGGTTCGCGCAAACCGCCCGACGACATCGCCGGCCGCGGGGCGGTCCGCTGAGTCGCCTGACCCCGCGCGAACGGCTGGTGCTGGTGCTGCGCCTCCACGAGGACGTCGCCGAGGAGCAGATCGCCGCCCAACTCGGGCTCCCCGCCGAGCGGGTGCGCACCCTGTGCCGGCACGCCGTCTCCGCACTGCGCAGCCGCCGCCCGGACGCGAACCCCGCGGTGCCGTGAACCCTCGGGAGGACCAGGAGCGGCCCGCCCCGGAGGCCGGCACGCCGCCCGACAGCCGTAACGGGCCGCCGGCCGAAGCCGCCGGAGCCCGCTGGAGCACCCCGCCCCAGGAGACCGGGCGGCCGGAGTCCCGGGCGCCCGACCGGAAGGAGAGCGAGGTCCGGCGGATGCTGCGGGCCGGACCGTATCCGACGGTCCCGCCGGACCTCGGCGGGCGGGCCGCCGCCCGGGGCCGCCGGCTGCTGCTCCGGCGCCGCCTGCTGCACCGCACCGGGACGCTGCTCGCCCTGGTGGCGCTGCTGACTCTCCTCATCTGGGCGGGAGTTGAGCAACCCTGGCGCCCGCCACCGGCCCGCACCACCCCTCCCGTAGTGGGGTACTGACCCACAACGGACCGGGGGCGGGCCACCGGGGACGCGCCTCAACTGGCCACCGCGGACGGGTCGCAGCCGGCCGCCGAGGCCGGACCGCGGCCCTCCGCCGAGCGGGAACCGGCTCAGCCCAGCGCCTGCGTGAGGTCGGCCAGCAGGTCCTCGACGGACTCGATGCCCACCGAGAGGCGCACCAGGTCCGCGGGGACCTCCAGCGCAGAGCCGGCCACCGAGGCGTGCGTCATCCGCCCCGGGTGCTCGATCAGCGACTCCACGCCGCCCAGCGACTCCCCGAGGGTGAACAGCTTGGCGCGGTTGCAGACCTCCACCGCCGCCGCCTCGCCGCCGGCCACCTGGAACGACACCATGCCGCCGAAGGACCGCATCTGCTTGGCGGCGACCTCGTGGCCGGGGTGCTCGGACAGGCCCGGGTAGTAGACCCGGGTGACCTTCTCGTGCGAGGTCAACAGCTCGGCCACGCGCGCCGCGTTGGCGCTGTGCCGGTCCATCCGGACGGCCAGCGTCTTGATGCCGCGCATCACCAGCCAGGCGTCGAACGGCCCGGCGATCGCACCCATCGCGTTCTGGTGGTAGGCCAGTTCCTCGCCGAGGGCGTCGTCGTTCACCACCAGCGCGCCGCCGACCACGTCGGAGTGGCCGCCCATGTACTTGGTCGTGGAGTAGACCACCACGTCCGCGCCGAGGGCGAGCGGCTGCTGGAGATAGGGGCTGGCGAAGGTGTTGTCGACCACCAGGCGGGCACCGGCGTCCCGGGCGATCCCGGCGAGCGCCGCGATGTCGCTGATGCCGAGCAGCGGGTTGCTGGGCGTCTCGACCCAGATCGCCTTCGTACGGGGTTGCAGCGCGTCCCGTACGGACTGCGGGTCGGAGGTGTCGGCCACCGACCACGTGACGCCCCACCGCTCGACGACCTTGGCGAACAGTCGGAAGGTGCCGCCGTAGGCGTCGTTGGGGATCACGACGTGGTCGCCGGGGACGAGCAGGGTGCGCAGCAGGCAGTCCTCGGCGGCGAGGCCGGAGGCGAACGCGAGGCCGCGGCGGCCGCCGTCGAGGGCGGCGAGGTTCTCCTCCAGGGCGGTGCGGGTCGGGTTGGCGCTGCGGCTGTACTCGTAGCCGCCGCGCAGTCCGCCCACCCCGTCCTGCTTGTACGTGGAGACCTGGTAGATGGGCGGGACCACCGCGCCGGTGGCCAGGTCGGGCTCCTGACCTGCGTGGATGGCACGGGTTTCGAAGTGCTGGTGGCGCGTCTCGCGCTGATCGCTCATATCTTCTGAGGGTAGCCGGCCCCACGGCCGAACTTTCCGGAACTTTCTGGTTCGCTGGATAGTGGATACGTAGGAGAGGACGGAGATCGCCCCGGCGATCGGTGCCCGGCCGACGGACCACCCGCCGTCGACGGCCTCCCCTCCACCCACCCGCCCCTCCGACCGGGACACACCACATGGACGCTCTGCTGCTTCTCTTCGCCGCGATCGCGCTCGGCGGTCTGGTCTTCCTGCCCTGGATGCGGCGCCGACGGGCCGCGGCGCACACCCAGCAGGGCCTGGCCGTGGCCACCGACCCGATGGCCGGCTACGGCTTCGTCCCTCTGGAACGGCTCGACGTCCGGCTGCCCGGCCCCGACGAGGAGCTGTCCCGGGCGCTCGACGAGGTGCGCCGGACGCACGACTGGCGCCCGGCCGCCGAACTGCTCCGGTCCACCGGCAACGACTGGGAGCTGCGCTGGCAGCGGGTGCAGACGCTGGCCGGCGCCGCCGCGTTCGAGCTGGCGGAGAGCTCCCAGGGCCCCGCCGGCGGCGGCGCGCGGACCGGCGGCATCTGGCTGCGCACCTGGCGCGCGGAGGCCCCCAAGGACCCCGGCGGCGCGCAGACGCACGCCCAGTTCCTGGTGGTCCAGGCGCTGCGCGACCCCGGTTCGCAGGACTTCAGGATGATCCTGGAGGAGGCCCGTACGGTCTGCCGGGAGGCGGCGCTGCTGGCGCCCGGCAGCCCGATCTCCGTCATCACGGAGCTGGCCGTCGCCCGCGGCCTGGGCGCGCGCGCCGCCGACTACGAGGAGCTGTGGGCCGAGGTCCACCGGCGGGCGCCGCACCACATGGGCGCGCACCTGGCGGCGCTCCCGTACTGGTCGGAGAAGTGGCACGGCTCCCGCAAGGAGGCCGAGGAGTTCGCCGCGCGCGCGGCCGCCGGGGCCCCGGCGAAGAGCCTGCTGCCGGCCCTCCCGCTGTTCGCGGTCTACGCGCACCTGCCCGAGGCCAACATGGTCCGCAGCCTCTTCCAGAGCGCCGTCGTCGAACGCGCCATAGAGGGCGCCCACTTCGCCCTCCAACAGGCCCCCGCCGACCACCCCATGGCCCCGCACGTCCGCCACCTGCTCGTCTGGTTCCTGGTCCGCGCGGAACGCTACGCCGAGGCGATGGAACAGCTCCGCCTCGTCGACGGCCACGTGGGCGCCGTCCCGTGGTCCTACGGCCGCAGCCCGGCCGCCGAGTACGCCGCCTACCGCGCCCTGGCCATCGCCGGCTGGGAACAACTCGGCGGCACCTCGGCCAACTTCCGCGCCCAGGACTAGGGCGGTTCTGACGGATCTCCGCGGGGCGACGGGGACGCCGCAGGCGCGCCGAGCCCCCTCCGCCGGGAACCGCCAGGAACACCACCGTCACCGGACCGCGCTCATCCCGTCACCGCAACACCCGCCCGCGTCGGAATGTCACCCCGCCGGAATGCCACCCGCCCCCGGAACGTTCCCCGGAGGGACCGCACATCACCACCCGCGCCCCGCCCCTCCTCCCCTGGAGCACGATCCTGATGCTGTTCTCCCGCTTCAAGACCCACCTCCCCACCCCCGAGGAAGCGCTGAAGGGCCGCCCCGAGCGGGACTTCGCCGTCCCCGACCGGCACACCGTCCTCGGCAACCCGCTGCTCGGCCCGTACCCGGACGGCCTGGAGATCGCCGACTTCGGGCTGGGCTGCTTCTGGGGCGCCGAGCGGAAGTTCTGGCAGACCGACGGCGTGTGGACCACGCTCGTCGGCTACCAGGGCGGCCACACCCCGAACCCGACCTACGAAGAGGTCTGCAGCGGCCACACCGGCCACACCGAGGCCGTCCGCGTCGTCTTCGACCCCAAGGTCGTCCCGTACACCGCCCTGCTGAAGCTGTTCTGGGAGTCCCACGACCCCACCCAGGGCTTCCGCCAGGGCAACGACATCGGCACCCAGTACCGCTCCGCCATCTACACCCACTCCCCCGCCCAACAGCAGGCCGCCGAAGCCTCCCGCGACGCCTACCGCACCGTCCTGCGCTCCTCCGGCCACGCCGACCCCACCACCGAAATCCTCCCCGCCACCCCCCGCCCCTTCTACCCGGCGGAGGCGTACCACCAGCAGTACCTCGACAAGAACCCCGCCGGTTACTGCGGGATCGGCGGGACGGGGGTCTCCTGCCCGATCGGGGTGGCCGAGGCGGACGACTGACGGCGCGCGGCGCGGACCGTTGCCGGTCGCGGCCGCTCGTTCTGACGGCTCGGGACGGATGCTGAACTGCGGTGTCCCGAGCCCGGGTTGGGGGCGGCGTCGAGGGCTCGAAGGCTGGCTGTCAGTGGCCGGGGCTAGGCTGTGGAGTGCGGTCGCGGTGTGCTCTTCAGGGGGTACGCGCCGGTGACGGGCGGTGGCCGCGGTCGGCTTTCTCTCGGGTGGGGAGTGGTACGCGCAGTGTCGAAACCGTCTGAGTTCCGCGGCTTCCAGGTGGCGTGGCGGGGTTACGACCGCCAGCAGGTCGATCTCTACCTCACGGCCCTGACCGAGGCCGACGCCCCGGTCGCCCCGCCTCCGTTCGAGGTCGTGCGGCGGGGCTATGACCGCCGGCAGGTCGACGCACGCATTGCGGAACTGTTGGCGGACAAGGGCGCCGGGGGCTGACGGCCCGCGCCCTGCCCGGTGGGGCGGCGGCCTCCGGGGGATGGTCGCGCTCCAGGAACGGACTTGGGCGTGCGGCAACCGGGGGCCGTTCAGGGGTGGTTGTGGCTGCGGCGGGTGCGGGCTTCCAGGTGGTTGGTCGCGAGGTGGGCGAGGGCGATCAGCAAGGTGGCCAACAGGGCCGGTAGCCAGGGGTGTTGGACGTGGAGGCCGGGGGTGAGGGTTTCCACGAACAGGGCGGCCAGGAAGGTCGTGCCTGCCGAAAGGGCCGTTTCCGCACGGCGCTTGGCCTTGGGTGAGGCGAGCACGAGGCGGAGGGCCAGGCGCACGGGGTAGGCGAACGCTCCGGCGAGCAGGCCGCAGGGCAGGAACAGCAGTGCTGCCCAGATGAGGGGGCCCGCGCCGTCGGCTTCGATCAGGTCGCGGGACAGGTAGCCGATGGTCAGGACGCCCAGCAGCACCGCCGCGGCCACGAGGGCGAGTACGCCGAGGCCCAAGCCGGTCATGCCGACGGCGGCGAGCGCTTTCTCGCGCGGGGAGAGGGCGGCCCAGGTGGGCTCGTCGCCTGGGTGCTGGGGGTGCACAGTGCGCTCCTTGGTGGGCGGCCGTCGTGGTCAGGCGCGCGGGGGGCGTTCCGGGCGGTGGAGGTGGGCGCGGTCGGCGGCGGCAGTGCCCTGGTGCCAGCCGGCGGCGTCGCGGATGCCGCGGAGGCGGACCGGGGCGGTGTCGGGGAAGAGGGCGCCGGCGGTCTCCTCGACGGCGAGTTCGCGGGCGGCGAGGACGGGCAGGAGCCGGCCCTCGGCGGCGGGTTCCGCGGCGGCCTCGGCCGTGGCGGCGGCGGTGGCCGCGGCCAGGCGGGTGCGGATGCGGTCCGCGTACGCCACGAGGAAGGTCTGGCGGAAGTCGCGGGTGCGGCGGGAGCGGCCCCGGGCGAGGGGGGCGCTGCCCTGCCCCTTAAGGGCTTGGGGGAGGTCGTCGGCCGCGCGCCGCATCGCGGCGGTGGCCTGGAGGAGCAGCGAGGCGTGCAGGAGCTCGGTCGCCTCCAGGTCGGGCGGGAAGCCGACGACGGTGGAGAAGCCCCACTCGGCGGCCCAGACGGCCTGGCAGCGGTTGGCGGCCGCGACGGCGTCGAGGAGCAGCGCCTTGCCCTGTTCGTAAGGGCCCTCGATGCCGATGCGGAGCGCCGTGGGACCGCCGGCGGGCGGGGCGCCCTGGGGGCCGTGAGCGGACGCGAGGAGGGCCTCGTCGATGCCGTGACGGGCCATCAGTTCCTGGGCCTTGGCGGAGAGCGCCTCGGCTTCCTCGGTGAAGGTGGTCGCCTCCGCCTTGGCCAACAGGGCGCGGATCCGGGCGAGCAGGCGGGGCGCGGGCCGTTCGCCGGGGCCGGTCGGGCCGGCCGTCGCGGGCGGGGGCGGCAGCGGGGTGATCCTGGGGAGTCGCGCGAGCAGGCGGAGCGTGCCGAGGACGTCGTAGGCGGTCTCGAAGCGGGAGGTGCGGCGGCGGGCGGCCAGCGCGTCCAGGTAGGCGGGGTCGCGGCCCCACCAGACGCGGGCGTCGAGGCGGTCCAACTGGGCCTGCCAGCGCGGGTCTTGGGAAGGTCCGGGCGGGCGGGGGCGGCGGGCCGCGTCGGCGGCGATGGCGTCGAGGACGAGGGCGGCCGGTGCGGGGTGGGTGGCCTCCCGGCGGACGATGCGTTCCAGGTCGGCGGGTTGCCAACCACCGCTCCAGCAGCGGTGGGCGGCGTCCGCGGCGGCCTCGACGACGGCGGCGCTGATCGCCTCCCAGCCGGGGGCCGCGGCGGTCAGCATCGAGGCGCCGACCTCGATGGCGTCCTCGGCCGCGGTCGCGTCCGCCGCGTAGCGGACGCTGCCGAGGACGGTGCCCAGCAGCTCGGCGGCCTGGTGGGCGGCGTCCGGGGTGGGTCCGGTGTCCGCGCCGCCCGGGCCGGCCGCCCGGTCACGGTCCCCGCCCCGGCCGTTGCGGCGCCGCTTGCCGCCCCCGTTGTCCACGTGCTCGTTCACCCGGCCACTGTACGGACGGCCGGGCCGGCGACGGACGGGCGCCGGTCATCGAGAGTCATGCGTGGTGCAGGGGGTGTCACTGCGTCGGTCTCAGACCGCGCTGCCGGCCACCCACTGGGACCAGGACATGTTCCACCCGTTGAGGCCGTTGTCCGGCTTGATGGTCTTGTCCGGGGAGTTGACCACCTTGACGACGTCGCCGATCTGCGAGTGGGCGAAGAACCACGCGCCGTTGGTGGACGGGTCGTTGCCGCCCTTGGCGTCCTGCAGGCCGATGCAGCCGTGGCTGGTGTTGGCGTTGCCGAAGATGCCCTTGCCCCAGTAGTTGCCGTGGATGAAGGTGCCGGAGTTCGACAGCCGCATGGCGTGCGGGACGTCGGGGATGTCGTACTCGCCCTTGCCGTCGTTGTTGGTGAAGCCGACGGTGGAGCCGTCCATCCGGGTCTGCTTGAACTTCTCGGAGATCACCATCTGGCCGTTGTAGGTGGGGTGTTCGGCGCTGCCCGAGGAGATCGGGATGGTCTTGATGGTCTTGCCGTCGCGGACCACGGTCATCTGGTGAGTCGCGGCGTCAACGATGCTGACCTGCGAGTGACCGATGGTGAAGTGGACGGTCTTGTTCTGGATGCCCTTCACGCCCGGGGACGCCTCCACGCCGTCCAGGGCCAGCTTCATGGTGATCTCGGAGTTCGGCTTCCAGTAGTTCTGGGGGCGGAAGTCCAGCCGCTTGTCGCCGAACCAGTGGCCGACGACCTGCTGGTTGCTGCTGGACGCGACCTCGATCGCCGACTGGACGGCCTTACGGTTCTTGACCGGCTTGTCGAAGTTGATCGACACCGGCATCCCGACGCCGACCGTCGAACCGTCCTCGGGAGTGAAGTTCCCGAGGAAGCTGTTGCCCGGCGAGACCGTGGTGAAGGTGGAGTTCTCCACCGCGGTACGGCCCTGGCCGTCCACCGCGTGCGCGGTGATCTTGTAGGTGGTCGCGCGGGACAGCGCCTGCTTGGGCTTCCAGGAGGTGCCGTCGGTGGAGAGGGTGCCCGGGACGGTCTTCTGCTGGGTCTTGTCGGTCTGGTGCGTGACCACCGTGGTCATGGTGACGTCGGTGAGCTTGCCGCCACCGGCGGTCACCTTGACCGCGTTGAGACCAGCGTCGGTCGAGCCGTCCTTGGGCGTGATGGTGATCTTCGCCTGCGAGGCGTCCTGCGCGGCGGCCTCGTCCACCTGCTGGGTGTTCTCGTGCTGGGTCTCCTGGCTACCGCTGCCACCGCCGCCGTGGCCGGTGGCACTGCTGGCGCCACACGCGGCGACGGTGAGAACGCCCCCGAGCAGCGCGGCGCTGGCTATGAGGCCATTGCGGCGCTTGCGGTCCGTCATCACACGCTTCTCCATTGCTACTGACTTTGCGAAAAATCCCCGAGCGAGCCGCCAACTGAACGCAGGCAAAACTGGGCGCAGGCATTCCGGCCGTCTCCCATTGGAACGCCATTTCCGTTTCGCCCGCCCCATTCCTGGCGCAAATGTGGGGAACGACACGCAATGGCGCCAAAATGACCTTCGCCCGAATAATGACCCAGAACGCGCATATGACTGCGGAGTGCTGTTTTCCTTACCCCCGCTTCACTACGCCACTGCACTCCGCGTCACGACGGCCCGATACGGATAACGACCGCGCGCCGCCGACGTCATCGGCCCCGCACGACGCCACCGGACCCGGCCGCACACGACATCGGCCCCCGCACGACGCCGGGTCGTGCGGGGGCCTGAGTGGCTGGTGTTACGCGGTGTGCGCGGGCCTCGACGAGGCGGTGGGGCGGGACGGTCAGCCCTCCCCCTCCGCGTCGTCCGCGAGGTCCCACTCCGCCGCGTCCCACTCGGCGTCCGGGTCGTAGTCGGTCATCTCCTCGCTGCTCCAGGACGCTTGCGCGAGTTGGGTGCCGGGCACCCCGGTGACCAGGTCGAAGGGGTCGACGAGGTGGGCCAGCGCCTCCGCCGGATCGTCTCTGACCGTCTCCAACGACTGCCTGCGTTCGTCGTCGGGGAGCGCGGGGTCGCCGTTGAGGCGGTCGACCGCGGCGCCGGTCAGCCGGGCGGCGTCGGTGACCTCCATGACGAGTTCGACGTGAAGCCGTACAAAGCGTGATGTCTCACCATTGCTCATGTCCGGAGGGTAAGCACGACCGGGTCCCGACTACCGCGCGACCCGCGGCGGTCACTAACATCTGCGGTCAACGGCCAATTCGCCGAACCCACAAGGGGGATAGCTTTCGTGACCGCACGACGACCACTGCTGACCGCCACCGCCGCGGGATCGGTGCTGCTCGCCCTGTGGTTCGTGCCATCCGCCAACGCGCTCGTGGAAGTTGACGGGGCGCCACATTCCGGCCCCCCTGCGGAATCCGCAGCGGCGGGCGCCGGGCGGGTGAATGTATCGGACGCGGCCGGCCCTAAGGGGCATTCCGGCAAGGCGTCCGCGGAAAAGAACTCCGGTGCGCGGAGCGCGAACAGCGGCTCCACCACCACCCGGTCCGGCGGCGGCCCGCACCACTACCTCGCCGACACCGGCAGCCCGGACACCACGCCCTACGCGGTGGGCGGCGCGGCCTTCCTGGCGCTCGGCGCCGCGCTGGTCGGCTACTCCGTGCGCCGCACCCGCGACGGCGCGGCCTGAGCCAGCAGCCGCGCCGCCCGGCCAACCGACCACTCGGCGCCCCGGCACGACTCCCGCCCCGACCGCCCGCGACAGACAACGGTCAGCACTCGGTCAGACCGCCCTCACAACGCTTGACCGCGTGCCACCGACCGACGGCCAACGACCGTCACCGGCCGCCGCAGGCCGACCACCAGCCGGCGGCAGCCGCTCCCGACCGCGGCATCTCGACGCCCACGAACCGGAGTTGACGAAAGTCCCAGGCCATCCGGCGCGTCATCAAGCGACGTGAGGCAACGTCAGGCGAGTTCCCCGGTGACCGACTCCGCCGCCGCCACCAGCTTCCCGTCCCGGACGAACGCGAACGCCGCCTCCAGGTCCGGCGCCAGGAAGCGGTCCTCGCCCGGCCCCTGCACGCCCGCGTCGCGCAGCGCGGCCAGCACCGCCCGGGTCGCCGGCGCGGGCGTCAGCCCCTCCCGCAGCTCGACGGCGCGGGTCGCCGCGTAGAGCTCGACGGCGAGGACGCGGGTGAGGTTGTCCACCGCGGTGCGCAGCTTGCGCGCCGCCGACCACCCCATCGAGACGTGGTCCTCCTGCATCGCGGAGGACGGGATGGAGTCCACCGACGCCGGGGCGGCCAGCCGCTTCAACTCGCTGACCAGCGCGGCCTGGGTGTACTGGGCGATCATCAGGCCCGAGTCGACGCCCGGGTCGCCGGCGAGGAAGGCGGGCAGCCCGTGCGAGCGGTTCTTGTCCAGGAGGCGGTCGGTGCGCCGCTCGGCGATGGAGCCGAGGTCGGCCGCGGCGATGGCCAGGAAGTCCAACGCGTAGGCGACCGGCGCGCCGTGGAAGTTGCCGTTGGACTCCACCCGGCCGTCGGGCAGCACGACGGGGTTGTCGACGGCGGCGGCCAGCTCCCGCTCGGCGACCAGGCGGGCGTGCGCCAGGGTGTCCCGGCCGGCGCCGGCGACCTGGGGCGCGCAGCGGATCGAGTAGGCGTCCTGGACGCGCGGGGCGTCGTCCTGGTGGTGGCCGGTGAAACCCGAACCGGCAAGGAACGCCAGCATGTTGGCGGCCGAGGCGGCCTGCCCGGGGTGCGGGCGTATCGCGTGCAGCTCGGGCGCGAGGACCTTGTCGGTGCCGAGCAGCGCCTCCATGGAGAGCGCGGCGGTGAGGTCCGCGGAGGTGAACAGCCGGGCCAGGTCGGCGCAGGCCATCACCAGCATGCCGAGCATGCCGTCGGTGCCGTTGAGGAGGGCCAGCCCCTCCTTCTCGCGGAGCTCGACGGGCGCGATGCCGTGCGCGGCCAGCAGCTCGCCGGACGGCCGGACGACGCCGTCGGGGCCCTCCGCCTCGCCCTCGCCCAGCAGCGTCAGCGCGCAGTGCGAGAGCGGCGCCAGGTCGCCGGAGCAGCCGAGCGAGCCGTATTCGTGGACGACCGGGGTGATGCCGGCGTTCAACAGGGCGGCCATGGTCTCGACGACCACCGGGCGGACGCCGGTGTGCCCGGAGGCGAGCGTCTTCAGCCGCAGGAACATCAGGGCGCGGACCACCTCGCGCTCGACCCGGGGGCCCATGCCGGCCGCGTGCGAGCGCACGATGTTGCGCTGGAGTTGGGCGCGCAGGTCGGGGCTGATGTGGCGGACGGCGAGGGCGCCGAAGCCGGTGGAGACGCCGTAGACCGGGTCCGGCTTGGCCGCCAGCTCGTCGATGAAGGCGCGGGAGGCGGCGACGGCGGCACGGGCCTCTTCGGACAGCTCGATCCGGGCCGCGCCGCGGGCCACCGCGATGACGTCCTGTGCGGTGGTGCCGGACGTCCCCAACACCACAGTGTGCATATCCATATTCAGGCACCCTAGAGACTGAATCTTCGGATGTCACCACCGGATTCCGGGATCATCCCTTACCGATCTCCACCCGGGCCGGCCCGCCCCGACGGCCGGCCCGCCTCACCTCCGGAACCTCCGCCGCTCCGGCCCGGACCGCGGCTCCGGCGAGTCCGCCAGCCGCACCACCGGGTCCTGCGCGCCGCCGTGCCGCCCGGCCACCACCGGCTCGCCGGACCGCGCCGCCTTGGCCCGGTACTGGGCGGCGTCCGCGAGCCGGAAGAGCCGGCGGGCGCTGCGCACCGGGCCGATCGGGTCGCCGGTCGAGGCCACCCCCACCGCGACCCCCTCGCCGAGGTCCAACTCCTCGGCCCGCGCGCACAACTCGCCCGCCACCTTGACCACTTCGTCGGACTCCGGCCCGACCGCCAGCAGACAGAACTCGTCCCCGCCCAGCCGCGCCGCCAGCGTCCCCGGCAGCATCGCGCCGCACAGCGACAGCACCGAACCGAAGCGCTCCAGGAGCCGGTCGCCGACCGCGTGCCCGCGGGAGTCGTTGACCCGCTTCAGCCCGTTCAGATCGCACACCACCAGGCTGACCACCAGGCCGCCGGTCCGGTGCCGCTCCAGCGCCTCGTCCAGCCGCATGTCCACCGCCCGACGGTTGGCCAGCCCGGTCAACGCGTCGGTGAACGCCAGCCGACGGGCCTCCGCGAGCCGCTCGGTCTGCGCGATCCCGGCGGCCGCGACGGCGGCCAGCACGGTCGCGAAATCGGCGTCCGCCCGCCCGAACACCGGCTCGCCGGCCGGCCGCGCCACATACAGCTCGCCCCACGCCCGGCCGTGCAGCACGATCGGGGCCACCACACAGCACCCCCGGCCGCGCCGCCGCAGCGCCGCCACCCGCTGGTGGTTGTACGGGCCCGGGTGCCCCCCGCCCCGGCGCCGCGCGTCCGGAATCCCCTCGCCCGCCTCGTCGCCGGCGACCTCCACCCAGGCATTGGGCTCCCCGCCGCCGGCCCACTGCTCGTGCAGGAACCCGACGATCTCCGGGAACTCGTGCACCGGATACGCCTCGTCGTCGGGGAACTCCCGCTCCTCCGGGGCGAGTTCGCCGACGTTCGCCAGCACCCGGAGCTGCCCCCGCTCGCGCTCCCACTTCGAGATCGCCGCGAAGGAGCCCCCCAGCGCCTGCCGCACCCCCTGCGCCGCGGCCCGGGCCGCCTCGCGCAGCGTGGGCGCGGCCGCCATCGCCTGGGCCAGCTCCACCACGGCCCGAAGCCTCGCGTCACCCTCGCCCGTCACCGGATCCTCACATTCCGTCACCGTGAGCACGCTCTGTACTACAGCGTAGGAATGATTGACCCCCTTCGCCCCTTCCGCCGGTCAACGACCACCGGAAGGAGCGGCTCCGGGGCTCACTCCCCCG includes the following:
- a CDS encoding GGDEF domain-containing protein encodes the protein MAAAPTLREAARAAAQGVRQALGGSFAAISKWERERGQLRVLANVGELAPEEREFPDDEAYPVHEFPEIVGFLHEQWAGGGEPNAWVEVAGDEAGEGIPDARRRGGGHPGPYNHQRVAALRRRGRGCCVVAPIVLHGRAWGELYVARPAGEPVFGRADADFATVLAAVAAAGIAQTERLAEARRLAFTDALTGLANRRAVDMRLDEALERHRTGGLVVSLVVCDLNGLKRVNDSRGHAVGDRLLERFGSVLSLCGAMLPGTLAARLGGDEFCLLAVGPESDEVVKVAGELCARAEELDLGEGVAVGVASTGDPIGPVRSARRLFRLADAAQYRAKAARSGEPVVAGRHGGAQDPVVRLADSPEPRSGPERRRFRR
- the hutH gene encoding histidine ammonia-lyase: MDMHTVVLGTSGTTAQDVIAVARGAARIELSEEARAAVAASRAFIDELAAKPDPVYGVSTGFGALAVRHISPDLRAQLQRNIVRSHAAGMGPRVEREVVRALMFLRLKTLASGHTGVRPVVVETMAALLNAGITPVVHEYGSLGCSGDLAPLSHCALTLLGEGEAEGPDGVVRPSGELLAAHGIAPVELREKEGLALLNGTDGMLGMLVMACADLARLFTSADLTAALSMEALLGTDKVLAPELHAIRPHPGQAASAANMLAFLAGSGFTGHHQDDAPRVQDAYSIRCAPQVAGAGRDTLAHARLVAERELAAAVDNPVVLPDGRVESNGNFHGAPVAYALDFLAIAAADLGSIAERRTDRLLDKNRSHGLPAFLAGDPGVDSGLMIAQYTQAALVSELKRLAAPASVDSIPSSAMQEDHVSMGWSAARKLRTAVDNLTRVLAVELYAATRAVELREGLTPAPATRAVLAALRDAGVQGPGEDRFLAPDLEAAFAFVRDGKLVAAAESVTGELA